One Tunturibacter gelidoferens genomic region harbors:
- a CDS encoding bifunctional transcriptional activator/DNA repair enzyme AdaA, translating into MTETMTMTSAAKSDVVVPSYFPGKQWQQVLGRDASADGQFVYAVKSTKVYCKPSCASRRPSRKNVTFFPTPALAEAAGYRACKRCEPESAEAKADPQAGAIAAVTEYLKDHAEERTRLADVAKATGVGRLTILRGFKRVLGVSPGQYAKEARLERFKSKVREPKKVKAPITDAIYEAGFGSSSRLYEKSKATLGMTPRVMREGGAGLLIRYCTAASPLGRMLVATTDVGICSIAFGKDDKELIAGLREQFSRAQLVVAKGNTGWLADAVAFVASQLGEHPLAATFPLDVRATAFQQRVWKALQAIPRGETRSYSEVALQLGAPTASRAVAGACGANPIAIAVPCHRVVGKGGAITGYRWGVERKRRLLEAERA; encoded by the coding sequence ATGACAGAGACAATGACGATGACGAGTGCAGCGAAGAGCGATGTGGTGGTTCCGAGTTACTTTCCCGGGAAGCAGTGGCAGCAGGTGCTGGGGCGGGATGCGAGCGCGGATGGGCAGTTTGTGTACGCCGTGAAGTCCACGAAGGTGTATTGCAAGCCTAGCTGTGCGAGCCGGCGGCCTTCGCGGAAGAATGTGACGTTCTTCCCTACCCCGGCGCTGGCTGAGGCTGCGGGATACCGGGCTTGCAAGCGGTGTGAGCCGGAGAGTGCCGAGGCGAAGGCTGATCCGCAGGCGGGTGCGATTGCGGCGGTGACGGAGTATTTGAAGGATCATGCGGAGGAGAGGACGAGGCTGGCGGATGTGGCGAAGGCTACGGGCGTGGGGCGGCTGACGATTCTGCGTGGGTTCAAGCGCGTGCTGGGGGTGAGTCCGGGGCAGTATGCGAAAGAGGCTCGACTGGAGCGGTTCAAGAGCAAGGTGAGGGAGCCGAAGAAGGTGAAGGCTCCGATTACGGATGCGATCTATGAAGCGGGGTTCGGGTCGAGCAGCAGGTTGTATGAGAAGAGTAAGGCGACGCTGGGGATGACTCCGCGGGTGATGCGGGAGGGTGGGGCTGGGTTGTTGATTCGGTACTGTACGGCGGCTAGTCCGTTGGGGCGGATGCTGGTAGCGACGACGGATGTGGGGATCTGCTCGATTGCGTTTGGGAAGGATGATAAGGAGCTGATTGCTGGGTTGCGGGAGCAGTTCTCGAGGGCGCAGCTGGTGGTGGCTAAGGGAAATACGGGATGGCTGGCCGATGCGGTGGCGTTTGTGGCTAGTCAGCTTGGGGAGCATCCGCTGGCGGCTACGTTTCCACTGGATGTGAGGGCTACGGCGTTTCAACAGCGGGTCTGGAAGGCGCTGCAGGCGATTCCGCGGGGGGAGACGAGGAGTTACTCGGAGGTGGCGTTGCAGCTTGGTGCGCCTACGGCTTCGCGTGCGGTGGCGGGGGCTTGTGGGGCGAATCCAATTGCGATTGCGGTGCCTTGCCATCGCGTGGTGGGTAAGGGTGGGGCGATCACTGGATATCGATGGGGCGTTGAGCGGAAGAGGCGGCTGCTGGAGGCTGAGCGGGCGTGA
- a CDS encoding DUF3455 domain-containing protein, translating to MKLRTSLPLSVSATVIFAAFSSAQSPTDPSITIPPPTQRPILTVTGKGAQIYACQQTDSGPQWIFKAPEATLTDESGLVVGTHGAGPIWISKDGSSTKGELLQKSPSPEPGAIPWLLLKAASPTGSGVMTRVEFIRRSDTHGGIAPTTGCDAQHRTATTRVPYTATYTFYSAKP from the coding sequence ATGAAACTGCGAACCTCTCTCCCTCTCTCCGTCTCCGCAACTGTCATCTTTGCGGCCTTCTCCTCCGCTCAAAGCCCCACCGATCCGTCAATCACCATCCCGCCGCCCACGCAACGCCCCATCCTCACCGTCACCGGCAAGGGAGCACAGATCTACGCCTGCCAGCAAACCGACTCCGGCCCCCAATGGATCTTCAAGGCCCCCGAGGCCACCCTCACTGACGAATCCGGCCTCGTAGTCGGCACCCACGGCGCAGGCCCCATCTGGATCTCGAAAGATGGCAGCTCCACAAAGGGCGAGCTCCTGCAAAAAAGCCCATCTCCCGAACCCGGAGCGATCCCCTGGCTTCTCCTCAAAGCCGCCAGCCCCACCGGTTCCGGCGTCATGACCCGCGTAGAGTTCATCCGCCGCTCTGACACCCACGGCGGCATCGCTCCCACCACCGGGTGCGACGCCCAACACCGCACCGCCACCACCCGCGTACCCTACACCGCCACCTACACCTTCTACTCCGCCAAACCCTGA
- a CDS encoding transglutaminase-like domain-containing protein: MLVKSEYDIEFHLPMPTPMVAMLHLHPSLEPQVRAGNELKVEHIDQDAKTDVPLSEYHDVFGNRCTRFVTPAGAIRLSGTSVVEMEGLADPINAYAQQAPVENLPSEVLQFLLASRYCEVDMFGPISQDLFGWMTPGWTKASAIRDWVHEKVMFNYKTARPTKTAMDVYAERIGVCRDYQHLAITLSRCQNIPARYVTGYLGDIRWPYSGAGDFSAWYEVFLDGRWMTMDARHNEPRVGRVLMAVGRDAADVAITTSFGNAILTNFYVDSYEVLADGTTVPSLPGAIAQEPLVTSANRGSAGAVQGLAE; encoded by the coding sequence ATGCTTGTTAAGTCTGAATACGATATTGAATTTCATCTTCCTATGCCTACTCCAATGGTGGCGATGTTGCATCTGCACCCGTCGCTGGAGCCCCAGGTGCGCGCGGGGAATGAACTGAAGGTCGAACATATCGACCAGGACGCGAAGACAGATGTTCCGTTGTCGGAGTACCACGATGTGTTTGGGAATCGGTGCACGCGGTTTGTTACGCCGGCGGGTGCGATTCGTTTGAGCGGGACGAGCGTTGTGGAGATGGAGGGGTTGGCCGATCCGATCAACGCCTATGCGCAGCAGGCTCCGGTGGAGAATCTTCCGTCTGAGGTATTGCAGTTTTTGCTGGCGAGCCGGTACTGCGAGGTGGACATGTTTGGGCCGATCTCGCAGGATCTCTTTGGCTGGATGACGCCGGGGTGGACGAAGGCTTCTGCGATACGCGACTGGGTGCATGAGAAGGTGATGTTCAACTACAAGACGGCACGGCCGACGAAGACGGCGATGGATGTTTATGCGGAGCGGATTGGAGTTTGCCGGGATTATCAGCATCTGGCGATCACGCTGTCGCGGTGCCAGAATATTCCGGCGCGGTATGTGACGGGGTATCTCGGGGATATTCGCTGGCCCTATAGCGGGGCGGGGGATTTTAGCGCATGGTATGAGGTGTTTCTTGATGGGCGCTGGATGACGATGGACGCACGGCATAACGAACCGAGGGTGGGGCGAGTGCTGATGGCTGTGGGACGGGATGCTGCGGATGTGGCGATTACGACTTCATTTGGGAATGCGATTTTGACGAACTTTTATGTGGACAGCTATGAGGTGCTCGCGGATGGGACGACGGTGCCAAGCCTGCCAGGTGCGATAGCGCAGGAGCCTCTGGTGACGTCGGCGAATCGCGGCTCGGCGGGAGCGGTTCAGGGTTTGGCGGAGTAG
- the metK gene encoding methionine adenosyltransferase: MAKRDRFLFTSESVTEGHPDKIADQISDAILDACLAQDPYSRVACETLTCTGLVVIAGEITTKAYVDFQSLVRGTVAAIGYDNALYGFDSNTCAVISTINKQSGDIAMGVDTGGAGDQGMMFGYATNETPELMPTPISLAHKLAQKLSEVRKSGLMSYLRPDGKSQVTVEYDSDNKPKRVDAVVISTQHAENVGNEELRADILKHVIQAVIPAALLDQDTKYHINPTGRFVVGGPMGDTGLTGRKIIVDTYGGMGRHGGGAFSGKDATKVDRSAAYMARYVAKNIVAAGLADRCEVQLAYAIGVAEPVSVLVDTFGTGKVDESKLEDLVRKNFSLTPKGIIEGLDLRKPIFKATAAYGHFGRKGEGFTWEKTDKAAALAEQAGVKQATAK, translated from the coding sequence TTGGCTAAACGCGACCGTTTTTTGTTTACGAGTGAGTCTGTCACTGAGGGGCATCCGGATAAGATCGCAGATCAGATCTCCGATGCGATTCTGGACGCCTGCCTGGCGCAGGATCCCTATAGCCGCGTGGCGTGCGAGACGCTGACCTGCACGGGTCTGGTGGTTATCGCCGGGGAGATCACGACGAAGGCTTATGTCGATTTCCAAAGCCTAGTGCGCGGGACCGTTGCCGCGATTGGGTATGACAATGCGCTGTATGGGTTCGATTCGAACACCTGCGCGGTGATCTCGACGATCAACAAGCAGTCGGGCGATATCGCGATGGGTGTGGATACGGGCGGGGCGGGCGACCAGGGCATGATGTTCGGGTATGCGACGAACGAGACGCCGGAGCTGATGCCGACGCCGATCTCGCTGGCTCACAAGCTGGCGCAGAAGCTGAGCGAGGTTCGCAAGTCAGGGTTGATGTCGTACCTGCGGCCGGACGGCAAGAGCCAGGTGACGGTGGAGTATGACTCGGATAACAAGCCGAAGCGGGTGGATGCGGTGGTGATCTCGACCCAGCATGCGGAGAATGTCGGCAACGAAGAGCTGCGCGCGGATATCTTGAAGCACGTGATTCAGGCTGTGATTCCGGCGGCGTTGCTGGACCAGGATACGAAGTACCACATCAATCCGACAGGCCGGTTTGTGGTCGGCGGACCGATGGGCGACACGGGTTTGACGGGTCGGAAGATCATCGTCGACACGTATGGCGGCATGGGACGGCACGGCGGCGGAGCCTTCAGCGGTAAGGATGCGACGAAGGTGGATCGTTCGGCGGCGTACATGGCGCGGTACGTGGCGAAGAACATCGTCGCGGCTGGGCTGGCGGATCGTTGCGAGGTGCAGTTGGCCTACGCGATTGGCGTGGCAGAGCCGGTGAGCGTGCTGGTGGATACGTTTGGCACGGGCAAGGTCGATGAGTCGAAGCTTGAGGACCTGGTTCGGAAGAACTTCTCGCTGACGCCGAAGGGCATCATCGAAGGGCTCGATCTGCGTAAGCCGATCTTCAAGGCGACGGCCGCGTATGGTCACTTTGGCCGCAAGGGCGAGGGCTTTACGTGGGAGAAGACCGACAAGGCTGCTGCGCTGGCGGAGCAGGCTGGGGTGAAGCAGGCTACTGCGAAGTAA
- a CDS encoding helix-turn-helix domain-containing protein: MERFGDELRRERERRKVSMERISDETKVSLRHLEALEAGEYDALPGGVFRKGIVRSYLAAVGLEEAPWIERFEATLRESGAGSEDTDWTEFAENVRRNRSGVESKTNIRWMGVGTMVTMLGVLGWAVWKFALHGRLIP, from the coding sequence ATGGAACGATTCGGCGACGAGCTACGACGGGAGCGGGAGAGACGCAAGGTCTCGATGGAGAGGATCTCCGACGAGACGAAGGTGTCGCTGCGTCACCTGGAGGCGCTTGAGGCCGGAGAGTACGACGCTTTGCCGGGCGGAGTGTTCCGAAAAGGTATTGTTCGCAGCTATTTAGCAGCGGTGGGGTTGGAGGAAGCTCCGTGGATCGAACGGTTCGAGGCGACCCTGAGGGAGAGTGGCGCGGGCAGCGAAGATACCGATTGGACTGAGTTCGCGGAGAATGTGCGAAGGAACAGAAGTGGTGTCGAATCGAAGACGAACATTCGATGGATGGGCGTCGGAACCATGGTGACGATGCTGGGGGTTCTGGGCTGGGCGGTGTGGAAGTTTGCGCTGCATGGACGGTTGATCCCCTGA
- a CDS encoding ABC transporter permease: MNKLVAGNLVHRPLRSLISCLAIAIEVIMILSITAILMGKLNGFKTRQNGIGMDMFVRPNTASNLIGMSPAGASIKVADVLAKIPHVIVSAPVNVQINSSLDTIYGIDFKSFDALLPFTFLSGTPFQGPDDVILDDYAAAGKKVGDHISILNHPFRISGIVAHGKGGRKFVPIDTMGSLTGTEGKATMFYLRTEDQPKYQDEVRKDILATPGMSTYNVATAEEYLSSISPDRLPGFNIGLQVVIGIAVIIGFLVIFQSMYTAVMERTREIGILKSMGASRSYIVGIVLRETGVLATIGIVLGIAASFALSAALEARFPTLDFVINVPYVWKATAIAFIGALLGALYPALKAASKDPIDALSYE, encoded by the coding sequence ATGAATAAATTAGTAGCCGGCAATCTGGTCCACCGTCCCCTCCGCTCGCTCATCAGCTGCCTCGCCATCGCCATCGAGGTCATCATGATCCTCTCCATCACCGCGATCCTCATGGGCAAGCTCAACGGCTTCAAGACCCGCCAGAACGGCATCGGCATGGACATGTTCGTCCGGCCCAACACCGCCAGCAACCTCATCGGCATGAGCCCCGCCGGAGCTTCCATCAAGGTCGCGGACGTCCTCGCCAAGATCCCCCACGTCATCGTCTCCGCCCCCGTCAACGTCCAGATCAACAGCTCCCTCGACACCATCTACGGCATCGACTTCAAAAGCTTCGACGCGCTCCTCCCCTTCACCTTCCTCTCCGGCACACCCTTCCAGGGCCCCGACGACGTCATCCTCGACGACTACGCCGCCGCAGGTAAGAAGGTCGGCGACCACATCAGCATCCTCAACCACCCCTTCCGCATCTCCGGCATCGTCGCCCACGGCAAAGGCGGCCGCAAGTTCGTCCCCATCGACACCATGGGCTCGCTCACCGGCACCGAAGGTAAGGCCACCATGTTCTACCTCCGCACCGAAGACCAGCCGAAGTACCAGGACGAGGTCCGCAAGGACATCCTCGCCACCCCCGGCATGAGCACCTACAACGTCGCCACCGCCGAGGAGTATCTCTCCTCCATCTCGCCCGATCGCCTTCCCGGCTTCAACATCGGCCTTCAGGTCGTCATCGGCATCGCCGTCATCATCGGCTTCCTCGTCATCTTCCAGTCCATGTACACCGCCGTCATGGAGCGCACCCGCGAGATCGGCATCCTCAAATCCATGGGAGCCTCCCGCTCCTACATCGTCGGCATCGTCCTCCGCGAGACCGGCGTCCTCGCCACCATCGGCATCGTCCTCGGCATCGCGGCCAGCTTCGCCCTAAGCGCCGCGCTAGAAGCCCGTTTCCCCACGCTCGACTTCGTCATCAACGTCCCCTACGTCTGGAAGGCCACCGCCATCGCCTTCATCGGAGCCCTTCTAGGCGCACTCTACCCAGCCCTCAAAGCCGCCAGCAAAGACCCCATCGACGCCCTCTCCTACGAGTAA
- a CDS encoding sulfatase-like hydrolase/transferase, with protein MKRRDFLKTTAAVAGAGVASRLGFSQNITEPGAKPNILFILVDELRWPTVFPAGVNSAEDYFRRFMPNLYKYVWKGGVKFSNYHTAACACTPARGTILTGLYSHQSWLISTILSNPNLPVLNPAFPTFGKLLCAAGYTTPYYGKWHVSIPSGPSDTAPYGFAWNSPPDVVGFNLQGTYGDPIPPPPPPNPTEPPPYHNDAYTTNQAVSYLQNVKTTDAPWCLTVGYVNPHDREFYPAGTEFLTYTNVFANYNQNKPPSAQLKQFTDYTTTPPIVNWNINKLKSPPPQGYPFLPPNWQNPTNYAAFNKPTTHTYIQQFSAAIWGGIAPDLFQFGFKVDPYGNGNLGFGVGNAPFYYWQRGLDSYTQVTKIVDQQIGDVLDQLHKLPQSIIDNTVIIFASDHGEYSGAHGFVQGKIGTVYEECTHIPLIVMDPSGRFTGDTNTIRTGLCSSVDLLNMFVTLGNKGDTTWLTKHPYDQIYTNRHDMYSMLKSRWAPGRDHLLFATDEIAPDFYNFNGSPTNILALRTEDAKVGVYADWKPLSVTIDPTTVQLEFYDYSTKAGQLELFSHPNDPRAQEGYEALINNYLPNELAAPLPGNPLDPKSLRFQQIKSEIAHVAFRDFIKNQPDSTWQKGNGLRLLLGYGGPF; from the coding sequence ATGAAACGCAGAGACTTCCTGAAAACCACCGCCGCCGTCGCAGGCGCCGGCGTCGCCAGTCGCCTTGGTTTCTCTCAAAACATCACCGAACCAGGAGCAAAACCCAACATCCTCTTCATCCTCGTCGATGAATTACGTTGGCCCACCGTCTTCCCCGCTGGCGTAAACAGCGCCGAAGATTACTTCAGACGCTTCATGCCGAATCTATATAAGTACGTATGGAAAGGCGGCGTAAAGTTCTCCAACTACCACACCGCAGCATGCGCTTGCACACCCGCTCGCGGTACCATCCTCACCGGCCTCTACTCCCATCAAAGCTGGCTCATCAGCACCATCCTCTCCAATCCCAATCTGCCGGTTCTCAATCCGGCATTTCCAACCTTCGGCAAGCTCCTTTGCGCAGCCGGCTATACCACGCCATACTACGGAAAGTGGCATGTCTCCATCCCCAGCGGCCCCAGCGACACCGCCCCCTACGGATTCGCATGGAACAGTCCCCCGGACGTAGTCGGATTCAACCTCCAGGGCACTTACGGCGACCCCATTCCCCCCCCGCCTCCCCCAAACCCAACGGAACCTCCTCCATACCACAACGACGCCTACACCACCAACCAGGCCGTCTCCTACCTGCAGAACGTCAAGACCACAGATGCCCCATGGTGTCTGACCGTCGGCTACGTCAACCCGCACGACCGCGAATTCTATCCAGCTGGCACCGAGTTCCTCACTTACACCAACGTCTTCGCGAACTACAACCAGAACAAACCCCCAAGTGCCCAACTCAAGCAGTTCACCGACTACACCACCACTCCGCCGATCGTTAACTGGAACATCAACAAGCTCAAATCACCTCCTCCTCAGGGCTACCCATTCCTTCCCCCCAACTGGCAAAATCCCACTAACTACGCGGCATTCAACAAACCCACCACGCATACCTACATTCAGCAGTTTTCAGCCGCCATTTGGGGAGGCATTGCTCCTGACCTATTTCAGTTCGGCTTCAAGGTCGATCCTTATGGCAACGGAAACCTCGGCTTCGGTGTAGGCAACGCGCCCTTCTACTACTGGCAACGCGGTCTGGACAGCTATACCCAGGTCACTAAGATCGTCGATCAACAGATAGGTGACGTCCTCGATCAACTCCACAAGCTGCCGCAGAGCATCATCGACAACACCGTCATCATCTTTGCCTCCGACCACGGCGAATACAGCGGTGCGCACGGCTTCGTTCAGGGCAAAATCGGCACCGTCTATGAGGAGTGCACCCACATCCCGCTCATCGTCATGGACCCCAGTGGCCGCTTCACTGGCGACACCAACACCATTCGAACCGGCCTCTGCTCCTCCGTCGACCTGCTGAACATGTTCGTCACCCTCGGCAACAAGGGCGACACAACCTGGCTAACGAAGCATCCTTATGACCAGATCTACACCAACCGCCACGACATGTACTCTATGCTGAAGTCGCGCTGGGCTCCAGGCAGGGACCACCTCCTCTTCGCCACCGACGAGATCGCTCCCGACTTCTACAACTTCAACGGATCCCCGACCAACATCCTCGCCCTCCGCACTGAAGACGCCAAGGTGGGTGTCTATGCCGACTGGAAGCCCCTCTCCGTCACCATCGACCCCACCACCGTACAGCTCGAGTTCTACGACTACTCCACCAAAGCCGGTCAGCTCGAGCTCTTCAGCCACCCCAACGACCCCCGTGCCCAGGAGGGCTACGAGGCGCTCATCAACAACTACCTGCCCAACGAGCTCGCCGCACCTCTGCCCGGCAATCCCCTCGATCCCAAGTCGCTGCGCTTTCAGCAGATCAAATCGGAGATCGCCCACGTCGCATTCCGCGACTTCATCAAGAACCAGCCGGACTCCACTTGGCAGAAAGGCAACGGCCTGCGTCTGTTGCTCGGTTACGGCGGGCCATTCTAA
- a CDS encoding acyltransferase family protein, which yields MILSVAWPLSPSFSTTFRASVQTTSPTSSSGPPLRILIAGHQAVILFFFLSGFVLTLPYQKKNRLDYGSFLLKRICRIYLPYLGALALAVLFDRYLPAKPSDNYWINSTWSEPVTSHLVMQHVLFLGNYDWSQFNTAFWSLVYEMRISLIFPLIAVAVLRLRSLWLILTAAALSAACFPLADLSSNIVHLCTHETAVNTMLTLHYAAFFIIGSLLAKHLPAVNRWYARLTLSQVAIVALVCLSLYCFGNASSLVQRFPAIPQDMFDWLVAVGAVMLIVFAINNRLFHSFLTSRSIHYLGERSYSLYLIHGTILFALIHTLMGRVRLDLLLLLYLVTTLLVTEIFYRLVERPTMQLGRRLTTPARPRTPTTLLPVASDSHK from the coding sequence TTGATTCTCTCCGTGGCGTGGCCGCTCTCACCGTCGTTCTCCACCACTTTTCGCGCATCTGTCCAGACAACGTCACCCACCTCCTCATCCGGACCCCCCCTCAGAATCCTCATCGCCGGACATCAGGCCGTCATCCTCTTCTTCTTCCTCAGCGGCTTCGTCCTCACCCTCCCCTATCAAAAAAAGAACCGCCTCGACTACGGATCTTTCCTTTTAAAGAGAATCTGCCGCATCTACCTCCCTTACCTGGGAGCACTGGCCCTCGCCGTTTTGTTTGACCGTTATCTCCCGGCTAAGCCTTCCGACAACTACTGGATCAACTCCACCTGGTCAGAGCCTGTCACCTCGCATCTCGTGATGCAGCACGTTCTCTTTCTCGGCAACTACGACTGGTCTCAGTTCAACACTGCCTTCTGGTCCCTTGTCTACGAGATGCGGATCTCTCTCATCTTCCCCCTCATTGCAGTCGCTGTCCTTCGTCTTCGTTCTCTCTGGCTGATCCTCACTGCCGCCGCGCTCTCCGCCGCCTGTTTCCCCCTGGCCGACCTATCTTCCAACATAGTGCACCTCTGCACTCACGAGACAGCCGTCAACACGATGCTTACCCTCCACTACGCGGCCTTCTTCATCATCGGGTCGCTGTTGGCAAAGCATCTTCCTGCAGTCAACCGCTGGTACGCCCGGCTCACACTCAGTCAGGTCGCGATCGTCGCTCTCGTCTGTTTGAGTCTCTACTGCTTCGGAAACGCCAGCAGCCTGGTTCAACGCTTTCCCGCCATTCCTCAGGACATGTTCGACTGGCTCGTCGCCGTCGGAGCCGTCATGCTCATCGTCTTCGCGATCAACAATCGTCTCTTTCACAGCTTCCTGACTAGCCGTTCCATCCATTACCTTGGAGAGCGTTCTTACAGCCTCTATCTCATCCATGGAACCATCCTCTTCGCCCTCATCCACACCCTCATGGGACGAGTCCGCCTCGATCTCCTCTTGCTCCTCTATCTCGTGACGACCCTCCTCGTCACGGAGATCTTCTACCGCCTGGTCGAGCGCCCCACCATGCAGCTCGGTCGCCGACTCACAACTCCCGCAAGACCCCGTACACCGACGACGCTGCTGCCCGTCGCGTCCGATTCTCATAAGTAA
- the rplM gene encoding 50S ribosomal protein L13, which produces MSTTIPSGKDIKRKWYVLDASGKTLGRLATQAASVLAGKTNPLYTPYIDMGDHVVIINAEKIVLTGLKSDQKLYRRYTGFPGGLREESFIKLLARRPEAIVEQAVKGMLPKSKLGRQMATKLKVYKGAQHPHLAQQPVAMDFHASNAPKVLTSKVMVPTHPAHSLEG; this is translated from the coding sequence ATGTCCACCACGATTCCGAGTGGCAAAGATATTAAGCGCAAGTGGTACGTGCTTGATGCCAGCGGTAAGACCCTCGGCCGCCTCGCAACTCAGGCCGCCTCGGTCCTCGCCGGCAAGACCAACCCCCTCTACACCCCCTACATCGATATGGGCGATCACGTCGTTATCATCAACGCCGAAAAGATCGTGCTGACCGGCCTCAAGTCTGACCAGAAGCTCTATCGCCGCTACACCGGATTCCCCGGTGGTCTCCGCGAAGAGTCCTTCATCAAGCTGCTCGCCCGTCGCCCCGAAGCCATCGTCGAGCAGGCCGTCAAGGGCATGCTTCCCAAGTCCAAGCTCGGCCGCCAGATGGCCACCAAGCTCAAGGTCTACAAGGGAGCACAGCACCCCCACCTCGCCCAGCAGCCCGTTGCCATGGACTTCCATGCCTCCAACGCGCCCAAGGTTCTCACCTCCAAGGTCATGGTGCCGACTCATCCGGCTCACTCCCTCGAAGGCTAA
- the rpsI gene encoding 30S ribosomal protein S9, which translates to MADLIQYYGTGRRKSSIARVFLRPGSGKFTVNKKECDIYFVTAQQRAAAKRSLGIADIGETFDVITTVKGGGVMGQADAVKLGIARALMVFNPELRKALKAEGLVTRDSRGKERKKYGQKGARARFQFSKR; encoded by the coding sequence ATGGCAGATCTGATTCAGTACTACGGAACCGGCCGTCGCAAGTCCTCGATCGCACGCGTCTTCCTGCGTCCAGGCAGCGGCAAATTCACCGTCAACAAAAAAGAGTGTGACATCTACTTCGTCACCGCTCAACAGCGCGCAGCCGCCAAGCGCTCCCTCGGCATCGCCGACATCGGCGAGACCTTCGACGTCATCACCACCGTAAAGGGTGGCGGCGTCATGGGCCAGGCCGATGCAGTCAAGCTCGGCATCGCTCGCGCCCTCATGGTATTCAACCCCGAGCTCCGTAAGGCGCTCAAGGCAGAAGGCCTCGTTACCCGCGACTCGCGTGGTAAAGAGCGCAAGAAATACGGTCAGAAGGGCGCTCGCGCTCGCTTCCAGTTCTCCAAACGGTAA
- the rpsB gene encoding 30S ribosomal protein S2: MANITMKELLEAGVHFGHQTKRWNPKMKEYIFGERNGIYIIDLQKTLKMFKEASKFVTDLTSTGKLILFVGTKRQAQDAIAEEATRAGMPYINSRWLGGLLTNWVTVQKSVKRLTELDDMSTDGRYELLTKKEVIKLERERKHLTTNLAGIKTMKRLPDAIFVVDSNNEAIAVAEARKLGIPVVAVVDTNCDPTVVDYVIPGNDDALRAIRLFTTKIADSAYEGVQMVSEKAFATESADVQPLAVSPEYVGEDGESEGVEVHAAAEPTEAAPEEDETVDLAAVLGGNIRKAPSAASEPEAESEPISAQAAV; encoded by the coding sequence ATGGCAAATATCACTATGAAAGAACTGCTCGAAGCTGGCGTTCACTTCGGGCATCAGACCAAGCGCTGGAACCCAAAGATGAAGGAGTACATCTTCGGCGAGCGCAACGGTATCTACATCATCGACCTGCAGAAGACCCTCAAGATGTTCAAAGAGGCCTCCAAGTTCGTCACCGATCTCACCTCCACCGGCAAGCTCATCCTCTTCGTCGGCACCAAGCGCCAGGCGCAGGATGCCATCGCCGAAGAAGCCACCCGCGCCGGCATGCCCTACATCAACAGCCGCTGGCTCGGTGGTCTTCTCACCAACTGGGTCACCGTGCAGAAGTCGGTCAAGCGCCTCACCGAGCTCGACGACATGTCGACCGACGGTCGCTACGAGCTCCTCACCAAGAAGGAAGTCATCAAGCTCGAGCGCGAGCGCAAGCACCTCACCACCAACCTCGCCGGTATCAAGACCATGAAGCGCCTTCCCGACGCCATCTTCGTCGTTGACTCCAACAACGAAGCCATCGCCGTCGCCGAAGCCCGCAAGCTCGGCATCCCGGTCGTCGCCGTCGTCGACACCAACTGCGACCCCACCGTCGTCGACTACGTCATCCCCGGCAACGACGACGCCCTCCGCGCCATCCGCCTCTTCACCACGAAGATCGCCGATTCCGCCTACGAAGGCGTCCAGATGGTCTCCGAGAAGGCCTTCGCCACCGAGTCCGCTGACGTTCAGCCCCTCGCAGTCTCTCCCGAGTACGTCGGTGAAGATGGCGAGAGCGAAGGCGTAGAAGTCCACGCCGCCGCCGAGCCCACCGAAGCTGCTCCCGAAGAAGACGAGACCGTCGACCTCGCTGCAGTCCTCGGCGGAAACATCCGCAAGGCTCCTTCGGCCGCCTCCGAGCCCGAAGCCGAGTCCGAGCCCATCTCAGCCCAGGCCGCCGTCTAG